A window of the Henckelia pumila isolate YLH828 chromosome 3, ASM3356847v2, whole genome shotgun sequence genome harbors these coding sequences:
- the LOC140889211 gene encoding uncharacterized protein, protein MNDIPHLDDIVDLEDDEDEDDLQTKRKGKRPISGSSGLGPTVQGKKSKQAGPIDLYFAKDVEEIPCIHAIGTFGVGMKPPSYHEVRVKYLKKELTNTNLCLKSQEEDHAKYGCTIMADGWTDKKGRSLINFLVNGPKGTVFVESVDASSYSHTADKMYKLLKLFVNRIGEKNVVQIVTDNASCNVKAGRLLENNFPHLYWTPCAAHCIDLILEEIFKIPLLKSLHERALMRFQVHQANLRKMFTSEKWATSRYSKEAVGKRVAEVIMMSSFWKSAVFALKVGGPLVKVLRLVDGEKRSPMGYIYEAMDTLTEDGTFNSIILCMRLDIS, encoded by the exons ATGAATGATATTCCTCATTTAGATGACATTGTTGATTtggaagatgatgaagatgaagatgatcttcAAACTAAACGGAAAGGTAAACGACCAATATCCGGTTCAAGTGGGCTTGGGCCTACGGTGCAAGGTAAAAAGAGTAAACAAGCAGGGCCTATTGACCTTTATTTTGCAAAAGATGTAGAAGAAATT CCTTGTATTCATGCTATTGGGACTTTTGGAGTGGGAATGAAACCTCCATCATATCATGAAGTAAGAGTTAAGTATTTGAAGAAGGAGTTGACAAATACGAACTTGTGTCTCAAATCCCAGGAAGAAGATCATGCTAAGTATGGGTGTACAATCATGGCAGATGGGTGGACGGATAAAAAGGGCAGAAGTCTGATAAATTTTTTGGTTAATGGCCCTAAAGGAACCGTATTTGTTGAATCAGTGGATGCTTCAAGTTATTCTCACACTGCTGACAAAATGTATAAGTTACTTAAGTTATTTGTGAATCGAATTGGAGAAAAGAATGTGGTTCAGATTGTGACAGataatgcaagctgcaatgtcAAAGCag GTCGTCTTTTGGAAAACAATTTTCCACACTTGTATTGGACTCCATGTGCAGCACATTGCATAGATTTGATACTTGaggaaatattcaaaattcctCTTCTCAAAAGTTTGCATGAAAGGGCATTGATG CGATTTCAAGTACATCAAGCAAATCTGAGAAAGATGTTTACATCTGAAAAGTGGGCAACAAGTCGATATTCTAAAGAGGCGGTTGGGAAACGTGTTGCAGAAGTGATAATGATGTCTTCTTTTTGGAAATCTGCAGTTTTTGCATTGAAAGTTGGCGGTCCATTGGTGAAAGTATTGAGGCTGGTAGACGGTGAAAAAAGGTCCCCTATGGGTTACATCTATGAGGCAATGGACACATTGACAGAAGATGGAACGTTCAACTCCATCATCCTTTGCATGCGGCTGGATATTTCTTGA